The genomic window CCTCGTAGGAGACGACGTCGGACTCGTCGGTGCCGTCGTTCGTGATCAGTACGGCGGCGTCCTCGGAGGCCCACGCGACGACGCGGCTCTCGTCGGTCAGTTCGTCGTACTCGGCGCTGACCTGTGAGGCCGTCGAGTAGAGGGAGAGGGCCTCGAGGCCCTCGCTCGAGTCCGAGTTCGGCTCAGTGGGACGAGCGCTCGACGAACTCGAGAGGGCGAACGCCCCCGTCGCAGTGCCGAGCAGCGAGACGAACGATCGGCGGTCCAGACGACGCGCGTGGCCGGTCGGAAGGGAGACCATGATGAGTCGTTTCCCATTCGATAGATGAACGTTCGTAATAGCGGTACGTTCCGGTATGTGAGATGGATACGCAACCGGAGCCGCTGGCCGTCTCCGAAGGCGTGTCGTCGAGACGGTCGCTCGAGCAGTCGGTCGCTCCCCGCACCGTTCTCACTCGAGAGACACACAGCGTATCGAGTCCCGACGGATTCCGACGACGCAGCGAGAATCAGTGCAGGCGGTCGAGCCACCGCTGGCCGGTCCGGAGATCGGTCGGCACCTCGTCGCCGAACGCACAGCGGGTGCGGTCGGTCTCGCAGGGGTTGCCCGTCGCGACCTCGATCTCGGGGGAGCCGCCCTCGAAGACGGCCGTGCTCGCGGTCGTCAGCTGCCCGAAGGCGTGCGGTTCGTCCGTCTCCGGCTCGGGGTGGCGACAGATCGAGTCGTCGCCAGGCCCGTTCGCGTGGTCCCGCGCGATCGTCCAGAGGTCGTCCCGATCGAGGCGGTCCTCGTCCTCGAGCAACTCGAGGGCGCGCCGTCGACGTTTCGTCGAACTCTCGGCTTCGGTCGACTCCGAGCGGACGAAGTGGTTCGTCCGGGTGACGACGGGCTCGTCGTCGACGAAGATCCGCTCGGTCGCGGGATCGACCTCGAGCAGGACGTCGTCGGTGTCGTCGGCCAGGAACAGCGTCTGGCCCATCAGGCGGCGCGTGGGACGGGACTCGAGGAATTCCCGGGCCTCGTCGACGGTCGCGCACTCCTCCAAGAGCATCCGGATGACGGTCCCGTTTCGCAGTTGCGTCTCGGGAGAGACGTCCGCTCCCTCGCCCTCGCAGTCGATATACGTGTTCGCGGCGACCAGCCCCTGATCGTTGACGCCCTTGAACATCGAGACCGTCCCGCAGGTGTCGATCGTCAGGATCCCGTGGTAGTCGTCGATCGGCGGCTGCTCGACGATCGATTTCGGCCGCGCCCCTCGGCCCGCGATGTCCCGGTTCTTGAGCACCAGCGGGCCGCCGGTCGCG from Haloterrigena sp. KLK7 includes these protein-coding regions:
- a CDS encoding C45 family peptidase, which produces MDDTAVDTIAYDDSIAGVDSFADHARRRAETEREAVEWAIDELESIVDEQGVDLEPLLEYARRSRESLPDRHRRAYEAMADVFDVDPDVYEAYVFAYSELCEELADGEGRSEKNPLGAGTATGTGEGCTNALVAPSRVDPESTTDAGPSTATGGPLVLKNRDIAGRGARPKSIVEQPPIDDYHGILTIDTCGTVSMFKGVNDQGLVAANTYIDCEGEGADVSPETQLRNGTVIRMLLEECATVDEAREFLESRPTRRLMGQTLFLADDTDDVLLEVDPATERIFVDDEPVVTRTNHFVRSESTEAESSTKRRRRALELLEDEDRLDRDDLWTIARDHANGPGDDSICRHPEPETDEPHAFGQLTTASTAVFEGGSPEIEVATGNPCETDRTRCAFGDEVPTDLRTGQRWLDRLH